The Hemibagrus wyckioides isolate EC202008001 linkage group LG15, SWU_Hwy_1.0, whole genome shotgun sequence genome window below encodes:
- the spen gene encoding msx2-interacting protein, with amino-acid sequence MVRETRHLWVGNLPENVREEKIIEHFKRYGRVESVKVLPKRGSEGGVAAFVDFVDIKSAQKAHNTINKMGDRDLRTDYNEPGTIPSAARGLDDSLSIATRGRDVSGFTRGAGATVYGPPASLHSREGRYERRLDGASESRERTYDHNAYGHHERGSSSSSFDRQRHYDTEYYRDPRDRTLSGGGSGSASSSSASTGGASLVVTGGSGGTGTSSNAAGGSGGNAAGTGSGGSTSGGVSFYGSRCRSPGRFETTETRYEARARESYTLASVVHRDLYREERGRRGDRTYRHSRSRSPHTSQSHNVSPQRLTSPAARPPHSPNGSGSRSRSSSSDSASSTSSSGSGSESSSSSSDESPARSVQSAAVPAPSSQPLPPMDKDEPRKSFGIKVQNLPVRSTDTSLKDGLFHEFKKHGKVTSVQIHGASEERYGLVFFRQQEDQEKALSASKGKLFFGMQIDVTAWTGPETESENEFRPLDERIDEFHPKATRTLFIGNLEKTTSYHDLLNIFQRFGDIVDIDIKKVNGAPQYAFLQYCDIASVCKAIKKMDGEYLGSNRLKLGFGKSMPTTCVWLDGLASNITEQYLTRHFCRYGHVVKVVFDRLKGMALVLYNNIECAQAAVKETKGWKIGGNKIKVDFANHESQMAFYRSMQASGQDIRDFYDILSDRRDERRPLYHEFSNERACYENVRTPGTYAEELRRKYSARSREFYTEWDPYTADYYDPRYYDEPCEFRDYRDPYEQDIRKYSYMQRERNRDRERFETERERDHSRRTAEHNQSPTHPRRPSSPTASPVLTERLVNDSEHHIYSRSSERSGSCSSISPPRFEKPDRIRLERYSKSDKLEKERPLFEAERGSGGEKERRTGRKDKGEKDRTEKHKLRKLKLSSPGIPSSEADLEPDREASPDTAQRNSGKTLASEKESGKGRLDLPPCVVHLTRVKEKEGKFIDHAIVEKQRIKDASEHVNSPTPPPLADHKTMLHRIEIQSREVLKHGKMAKDKCLSSQVEIVDKESKIKGRKYLKAEPAFEKSNSDADRLAARKRRFEEETTRSNRMRRITQDEDDGRFGLKWLGSIRFSKGLDEDKKFAQLETPMRESRIGKKEGPLTISSTSDEPDSEMSKNLGHNIDLQLRELAEDETDPINNLDQRTRGFGAKDQQYLSLKVSDDRNLKIEQHLIDLKRHSTLQQIDALNSEERLLFDLDHSKSCRKQMEQNRRLHQQLQDCDNTDKTESTLSTDVQEFNHQVSGKPPLELSDVSPPLKRKRTEAFDYHFATNKECNYQGSRQLKDDSERNVTSALLDEDLPTDLLHMNADKAKNIPKPENNSHWDGFKCNNHNTVTGIDIFKAKKSLMGNEGLCWESKMKQDTLKEMSFPSTIVKRESIRKRPVHELEPGEVRSDSEDEDDDNDDDDYDDYTQMSPKLDSSLKRECEGNILDLKLSGSLEKNKFYEFALDKTITPDTKALLERAKSLSSSREDNWSFLGYDSRFTNFRNCTDKEKVEPTPRPIPSWYMKKKKIRSDSEGKIVDRKEEDPKREEQENGELFASRFLHSSIFEQDSRRLRHLECKDNDPEIGISREKATVTVEKAETIGTDLAQEPIVLFHNRFLELQQKKDKEQETHSSEKTIEADALEKITVLDEVQSPKEHDVVIGLKSISPSLSESVLSPTETFLRQNKSACPVIESSLLSVKDEKLEDTQIVSDQLTSPMNDIKATLAVSTPPLTNMEKTEVEPEEEIYEHKGTVVSTLTEEQNANVKPLTPGACIGNLEVESDPAECLSPIPVMLKDVQVPLKEEQAEEKTEYLDCNSQQNVESSLEMQLVVSEPEVEPTQPARKQTKNKKTKANPSALLPMLPTQPTSNEKPAIRKSERIDREKLKRASSPRGEATKTMSDSKNSSKSPVYATDLEQINDSSMSHGRTRQRRNVRSVYATPHEDEAQQQQGKDCAESSRSMRKRPDKESVQQDVLTPPVNTRRGRPPKTRKRVDDVSPLKVEQTNTPEADDTNIKESGKGGEMTKVVEGWRSPRSQKVQAIVRAGPSRKPAKTDKASEADISESLKSQVKAKDDTPSLEKTVKKSEPDLTDKPQMSEKSVKVKLPRLTRNTKTVPIDKSVNLKNLVIDLSGDTVKDALYSGDESSQHCQDPSKKSKTELSIKEDSGTAKDFKDVDDLSPDEREDALSDVEPPAGPEAVFLARQMELERAVENISNLAVEQQPTYKEPSCQPPVVLTPVAAEPDQPEVEKPANPASETELAAAIDSITAENSSADADGFHTSPTYTSLLPPSESLVLPTSNEVIEPETALVIKNVRDFEPSSSLTPDTKSSQPTVVTKCPPSEVPKKGGRPRLKTPKKYKGRKVSTNKKSDLIPHVVLEAELTAVKLPESIPEDMQTANPKTATSAAAATVVTVAAACKHDVASVVTLNTPKEAEQPAIDQPEPQESAFHSGTNSPSYLRSPEPLSEPVALALTPPSTCLNVMPSHSAKVPHTTPDWVTRTEEKVKPPIHKVAVVASAPTVVLGGHSANTANPPDTKASDIDPSSSTLRKILMEPKYVSALNSSSVPSMLLTTSINDPRISENENSPFIKSRVLEDRPSPVTPITPQMVPPQQPPPQHSENLNIYKEKMGNTVISSTATSVISRIPMPFDFDNTPRISLSNRSSGPTQPKHKYRFGMNDNNRYHGLSNSDEGRSSDNMPSNTGSGPGLRVNTSEGVMVLSYSGQKTEGPQRIVAKISQIPPASAVDIEFQQSVSKSHVKQEQLQPQPSTPKASQTPTAQGHTGAILSNHGFNIQPVISSIKKEGHVSDKSESSHIGSQGTPLKTFQHLSPSHQVLRYNQSMLQQHHIKKASAESVSVKADVKQSQSFKHSPVLSPHPSPLPGNHISSPTTPNDRLVCHPKHELHCPRTLASPFSKVCPPSASVGQGASGSNYVTNMHHSEQSVIMHPHNATQSVTIGQLSQGNVRMNTSPLVGINYGIRPDSLSSPTSGPPQRSTTPQPAIIRDRLLKQHASVGEVSGANENDVRHFHQGTRRTSVAQLHSDVVVMQPEYKAIHHAGLHLDHYNRDLRVLMPQQLTEHQGVLEAHKAQTPEPPSLSSPSHISSASSKSPSVKNPPMTLRDSPKTLEVTTSKSAHSPHSESRVIGHNPGSVISSQGVQRIHPGSPGSMPEFYREMHGFHSQLPGSSVIGINMANYGIAPSQSSQEGEHRSKAAHIASGGPLRETTINMPHVRHPGSMDMSHVHRIQGETTSPAYASPNSITPKSELSHSLQKGPQILSSGLMSLLPPAPSNMRPDIKPDSAGHPSVDMVQLLKKYPIVWQGHLALKNDSAAVQLHFVSGNNVLAHRSLPPSEGGPPLRIAQRMRLEASQLEGVARRMTLEDDYCLLLALPCGLDQDDVLIQTHALKTCFITYLQAKQAAGIINVPNPGSNQPAYVVQIFPPCEFSESHLSHLAPDLLKSISSISPHLMIVIASV; translated from the exons ATGGTCCGGGAAACCAGACACTTATGGGTGGGGAATTTACCTGAAAATGTACGAGAGGAGAAAATCATCGAGCACTTCAAACG ATATGGACGAGTGGAAAGCGTCAAGGTCCTTCCAAAGCGGGGATCTGAAGGTGGAGTGGCCGCCTTTGTGGACTTTGTGGACATTAAAAGCGCACAGAAGGCTCACAATACTATCAACAAGATGGGGGACAGAGACCTGCGGACTGATTACAATGAGCCAGGGACTATTCCAAGTGCTGCACGAGGCCTGGACGATAGCCTGTCTATAGCAACACGCGGGCGCGATGTATCGGGGTTCACAAGGGGGGCGGGGGCCACAGTTTATGGGCCTCCTGCATCACTCCACAGCAGAGAGGGACGATATGAACGCAGACTAGACGG GGCTTCAGAAAGCCGGGAACGCACTTATGATCACAATGCCTATGGACACCATGAGCGTggcagtagcagcagtagttTTGATCGCCAGCGGCACTACGATACGGAATATTATCGGGACCCTCGGGACCGGACTCTTAGTGGAGGTGGTAGTGGGAGTGCTAGTTCCTCTAGTGCAAGTACAGGAGGGGCCTCTTTAGTGGTCACTGGAGGGTCTGGAGGAACAGGTACAAGCAGCAATGCGGCCGGCGGAAGCGGCGGCAATGctgctggaacaggaagcgggGGATCCACATCAGGCGGAGTTAGCTTTTATGGATCTCGATGCCGGAGCCCTGGTCGCTTTGAGACTACAGAAACACGCTACGAGGCCCGTGCACGTGAATCATATACACTGGCCAGCGTGGTGCACCGGGATCTCTATCGGGAGGAAAGAGGCAGACGAGGAGATAGGACTTATCGCCACAGCCGCAGCCGGTCTCCACACACCTCACAGTCACACAATGTTTCACCACAGAGGTTGACCAGCCCGGCAGCAAGACCCCCTCATTCCCCAAACGGATCAGGGTCCCGTAGCCGGTCTTCTAGTTCTGACTCGGCCAGCAGCACCAGCAGCAGTGGCAGTGGCAG TGAATCCAGTAGCAGTTCCAGTGATGAGTCTCCAGCGCGATCTGTTCAGTCAGCCGCTGTGCCGGCTCCTTCTTCTCAACCTCTGCCTCCAATGGATAAAGATGAGCCTCGCAAGAGTTTTGGTATCAAAGTGCAGAACCTCCCTGTGCGTTCAACAG ATACAAGTCTGAAAGACGGCCTTTTCCATGAATTTAAGAAGCATGGAAAAGTGACATCAGTTCAGATTCATGGTGCCTCTGAAGAAAGATATGGACTTGTCTTTTTTCGTCAGCAAGAGGACCAGGAAAAAGCTCTTAGTGCATCAAAGGGGAAGCTATTTTTTGGGATGCAAATTGATGTTACTGCTTGGACTGGCCCTG AGACCGAAAGTGAGAATGAATTCCGGCCACTTGATGAACGGATAGATGAATTTCATCCCAAAGCTACACGAACGCTGTTCATCGGAAATTTAGAGAAGACCACAAGTTACCATGACCTGCTTAATATCTTTCAGCGCTTTGGGGACATTGTT GATATTGATATAAAGAAGGTAAATGGTGCCCCACAGTATGCCTTTCTGCAATATTGTGACATTGCTAGTGTCTGCAAAGcaataaagaaaatggatggCGAGTACCTTGGGAGTAACAGGTTAAAG TTAGGATTTGGAAAAAGTATGCCTACTACATGCGTGTGGCTGGATGGCCTGGCTTCTAACATTACAGAACAGTATCTTACAAGACATTTTTGCCGTTATGGACACGTTGTAAAG GTTGTGTTTGACAGACTGAAGGGAATGGCCCTTGTCCTTTATAACAATATTGAATGTGCACAGGCTGCAGTAAAGGAAACCAAGGGTTGGAAGATTGGGGGTAACAAAATTAAG gtTGACTTTGCCAACCATGAGAGTCAGATGGCTTTTTACCGTTCAATGCAAGCATCAGGACAAGACATCAGAGATTTTTATGATATCCTTTCTGACCGTCG AGATGAACGGAGACCACTCTATCATGAATTCTCAAATGAACGGGCATGCTATGAAAACGTAAGAACTCCTGGAACCTATGCAGAAGAGCTACGTCGCAAATATTCTGCCAGAAGTCGAGAATTTTACACAGAATGGGATCCCTACACGGCTGACTACTATGACCCAAGATATTATGATGAACCTTGCGAATTCAGAGACTACCGAGACCCTTATGAGCAagatataagaaaatatagctACATGCAGCGTGAACGcaatagagacagagagcgctttgagacagagagagaacgtgATCATAGCCGACGGACAGCTGAACACAACCAAAGTCCAACTCATCCACGTCGTCCTTCTAGCCCAACTGCTTCCCCTGTTCTAACTGAGCGCCTGGTTAATGACTCTGAACATCATATTTATAGTCGCTCATCTGAGAGAAGTGGCAGCTGCAGCTCGATTTCTCCACCACGCTTTGAAAAGCCGGACAGAATTCGTCTGGagcgttacagtaaaagtgATAAACTTGAGAAGGAAAGGCCACTTTTTGAAGCAGAACGTGGAAGTggaggggaaaaagaaagacgAACTGGACGTAAGGATAAAGGAGAAAAGGACAGGACTGAGAAGCACAAATTAAGGAAGTTAAAACTTTCATCTCCTGGCATTCCATCATCTGAGGCAGACCTTGAACCTGACAGGGAGGCTAGCCCTGATACAGCCCAGCGTAATTCTGGCAAAACACTGGCCAGCGAAAAAGAATCTGGAAAGGGGAGACTAGATCTTCCACCTTGTGTTGTTCATTTAACACGTGTCAAAGAAAAGGAAGGCAAGTTTATTGACCATGCCATTGTTGAGAAACAAAGAATAAAGGATGCCAGTGAGCATGTCAATtctccaactccaccaccactgGCTGATCACAAGACTATGTTGCATCGTATAGAAATTCAAAGTAGAGAGGTCCTTAAACATGGAAAAATGGCAAAAGATAAATGTTTGTCTAGCCAAGTAGAGATTGTAGACAAAGAAAGCAAAATCAAAGGCAGAAAATACCTTAAAGCTGAGCCTGCATTTGAAAAAAGCAATTCTGATGCCGATCGCTTAGCTGCCCGAAAAAGGCGTTTTGAGGAAGAAACAACAAGATCTAACCGCATGAGAAGAATAACccaggatgaagatgatggacgATTTGGACTGAAGTGGCTGGGCAGTATACGTTTCTCAAAGGGGCTGGATGAGGACAAGAAATTTGCTCAACTTGAGACGCCCATGCGAGAGAGCAGAATTGGTAAGAAAGAGGGTCCGCTTACTATAAGTTCCACAAGTGATGAGCCAGACTCAGAAATGAGCAAAAATCTTGGTCACAATATAGACCTGCAACTTAGGGAACTGGCAGAGGATGAAACGGATCCTATAAACAATCTTGATCAGAGGACGCGTGGTTTTGGGGCAAAGGATCAGCAGTACCTCAGTCTTAAGGTTTCTGATGACAGAAACTTAAAAATAGAACAGCACTTAATTGACCTTAAAAGGCATTCTACATTGCAACAAATAGATGCACTGAATAGTGAAGAAAGGTTGCTCTTTGACCTGGACCACTCAAAAAGCTGTAGAAAACAAATGGAGCAAAATCGTCGTCTCCACCAGCAGCTACAAGACTGTGACAATACAGATAAAACTGAAAGTACACTCAGCACTGATGTACAAGAATTCAATCATCAAGTGTCTGGTAAACCCCCTCTGGAGCTTTCTGATGTTTCACCGCCTCTAAAGCGAAAGAGGACAGAAGCATTTGATTATCATTTTGCCACTAACAAAGAGTGCAATTATCAGGGTTCCAGGCAACTAAAAGATGATTCTGAAAGGAATGTTACCTCTGCCTTACTGGATGAGGATTTGCCTACTGACTTATTACATATGAATGCAGATAAAGCAAAAAACATACCTAAACCGGAAAATAACTCACACTGGGATGGATTTAAATGCAATAATCATAACACTGTCACAGGCATAGACATATTCAAGGCTAAGAAATCACTGATGGGTAATGAGGGTCTGTGCTGGGAGAGTAAAATGAAACAGGACACACTGAAAGAAATGAGCTTTCCCAGCACCATTGTGAAACGTGAGAGCATCAGAAAGCGCCCTGTTCATGAACTGGAGCCTGGAGAGGTTCGGTCAGActctgaggatgaggatgatgataatgatgatgatgattatgatgactATACACAAATGTCACCAAAGCTGGACTCTTCCCTCAAAAGAGAATGTGAGGGAAACATTTTGGACCTCAAGCTCTCAGGTTCCTTAGAGAAAAACAAGTTCTATGAATTTGCACTGGATAAGACAATAACACCAGACACAAAAGCCTTGCTTGAGAGGGCTAAGTCTCTCTCTTCATCAAGGGAAGATAATTGGTCCTTCCTTGGCTATGACTCGCGGTTCACAAACTTTCGAAATTgcacagacaaagagaaagttGAGCCCACGCCCAGACCCATTCCATCCTggtatatgaaaaaaaagaaaatccggTCTGACTCTGAAGGAAAGATTGTTGACAGAAAAGAAGAGGACCCAAAGCGAGAAGAACAAGAGAATGGGGAACTATTCGCCTCTCGTTTTCTGCACAGCTCTATCTTTGAGCAGGACTCAAGACGTCTTCGACATCTTGAATGCAAAGACAATGACCCAGAGATTGGAATCAGTAGAGAGAAAGCTACGGTCACTGTAGAAAAGGCAGAGACTATAGGAACAGACCTTGCGCAGGAACCCATAGTGTTGTTTCATAACCGATTTTTGGagctacagcaaaaaaaagacaaagagcaAGAGACTCATTCTTCTGAAAAAACCATAGAAGCTGACGCACTTGAGAAAATTACTGTGCTAGATGAAGTTCAGTCCCCTAAAGAACATGATGTTGTGATTGGTTTAAAGTCAATAAGCCCTTCATTGTCGGAGTCTGTCCTCAGCCCCACAGAGACATTTTTGCGCCAGAATAAATCAGCCTGCCCTGTTATTGAGTCCTCTTTGTTGTCAGTTAAAGATGAAAAATTAGAAGATACTCAAATAGTCTCTGATCAACTGACTAGCCCCATGAACGACATTAAAGCAACTCTTGCAGTAAGCACACCACCTTTGACAAACATGGAAAAAACTGAAGTAGAACCCGAAGAGGAGATTTATGAACACAAAGGAACTGTAGTGAGCACCTTAACTGAGGAACAAAATGCTAATGTAAAACCTCTGACACCTGGTGCATGCATAGGTAATTTGGAGGTAGAATCTGATCCTGCTGAGTGTCTGTCTCCTATTCCAGTTATGCTTAAAGATGTACAAGTGCCTCTTAAGGAAGAACAGGCTGAAGAGAAAACAGAATATCTTGACTGTAATTCTCAGCAGAATGTGGAGTCATCTCTGGAGATGCAGTTAGTGGTCTCTGAACCTGAGGTCGAACCAACACAACCAGCACGGAAACAAactaagaataaaaaaacaaaagcaaacccATCAGCATTATTACCCATGCTGCCAACTCAACCAACTAGCAATGAAAAACCAGCAATACGAAAGAGTGAACGGATTGACAGAGAAAAGCTAAAAAGAGCTTCATCACCAAGAGGAGAGGCAACAAAAACCATGTCTGACTCCAAAAACTCTTCAAAATCACCTGTTTATGCAACAGATTTGGAACAAATCAATGACTCAAGCATGTCCCATGGCAGAACACGGCAGCGACGGAATGTTCGTTCTGTCTATGCCACACCACATGAGGATGAGGCACAACAACAGCAAGGCAAAGATTGTGCCGAATCTTCACGTTCCATGCGCAAGCGTCCTGATAAAGAATCTGTACAGCAGGATGTATTGACTCCACCAGTCAACACAAGGAGAGGCCGTCCACCAAAAACACGCAAAAGAGTGGATGATGTGTCTCCACTGAAGGTGGAGCAGACAAATACACCTGAAGCTGATGATACTAATATCAAAGAGTCTGGAAAAGGTGGTGAAATGACTAAAGTTGTAGAGGGGTGGCGGTCTCCTCGCTCTCAAAAGGTTCAGGCAATAGTTCGAGCTGGACCGAGCAGAAAACCAGCTAAAACAGACAAAGCATCAGAAGCTGATATCTCTGAAAGCTTGAAATCTCAAGTTAAAGCAAAAGATGACACTCCCTCCCTGGAAAAAACTGTGAAAAAGTCAGAACCAGATCTGACAGACAAACCACAGATGTCTGAAAAAAGTGTGAAGGTCAAGCTCCCACGATTGACACGCAACACCAAAACAGTTCCTATTGATAAGTCAGTTAATCTTAAAAATCTTGTTATTGATCTTAGTGGAGATACAGTAAAAGATGCACTGTATTCTGGGGATGAGAGCAGTCAACACTGTCAAGATCCTTCAAAGAAATCTAAAACAGAATTATCTATTAAAGAGGATTCTGGAACTGCAAAAGACTTTAAAGATGTAGATGATCTTAGCCCAGATGAGAGGGAAGATGCTCTCTCTGATGTGGAGCCTCCTGCTGGGCCAGAGGCAGTGTTTCTTGCACGTCAGATGGAATTAGAGAGAGCAGTGGAAAATATTTCTAATCTAGCAGTTGAGCAACAACCAACCTACAAGGAACCATCTTGTCAACCTCCTGTTGTATTAACGCCTGTTGCAGCAGAGCCCGATCAACCTGAGGTAGAAAAGCCTGCCAATCCTGCAAGTGAAACCGAGCTTGCTGCTGCAATTGATTCAATTACTGCTGAGAATAGTTCTGCTGATGCAGACGGATTTCATACTTCTCCGACATATACATCACTCCTTCCACCATCAGAGTCACTCGTCTTGCCCACTTCAAATGAGGTCATAGAACCAGAGACAGCCTTGGTAATAAAGAATGTAAGGGATTTTGAGCCAAGCAGTAGTTTGACTCCCGATACAAAGTCATCTCAACCAACAGTTGTTACTAAATGTCCACCATCAGAGGTACCAAAGAAGGGAGGAAGACCGCGACTTAAAACTCCAAAGAAGTACAAAGGTCGAAAGGTTTCTACCAACAAAAAATCAGACTTGATACCACATGTAGTACTGGAAGCTGAATTGACAGCAGTTAAACTACCTGAGTCAATTCCTGAAGACATGCAAACTGCCAATCCTAAAACAGCCACCTCAGCTGCAGCAGCTACTGTAGTGACTGTGGCTGCTGCATGTAAACATGACGTTGCATCAGTGGTGACATTAAACACTCCAAAGGAGGCGGAACAACCTGCTATAGACCAACCTGAACCTCAAGAATCAGCCTTCCATTCTGGAACTAACAGTCCTTCATATTTAAGGTCACCCGAACCATTATCAGAACCAGTAGCACTTGCTCTGACCCCACCATCAACCTGCCTAAATGTAATGCCATCCCATTCAGCTAAAGTACCTCACACAACCCCAGACTGGGTGACCAGAACAGAGGAGAAAGTGAAACCTCCTATACACAAAGTTGCTGTGGTTGCATCAGCACCAACTGTGGTATTAGGGGGTcactctgcaaatactgcaaaTCCCCCTGACACAAAAGCCTCTGATATTGATCCTAGCTCTAGCACCTTAAGGAAGATTCTAATGGAGCCAAAATATGTTTCTGCTTTAAACAGCAGTTCTGTGCCAAGCATGCTGCTCACAACATCAATAAATGACCCCAGAATCTCAGAGAATGAGAATTCACCTTTTATAAAATCCAGAGTACTTGAGGATAGGCCCAGTCCTGTAACACCAATTACACCTCAAATGGTGCCTCCACAACAGCCTCctccacaacacagtgaaaatctGAATATCTATAAGGAAAAAATGGGCAACACAGTTATCTCTTCTACTGCTACCTCTGTCATTAGTCGAATTCCTATGCCCTTTGATTTTGACAACACTCCTCGTATATCTTTGAGCAACCGCAGCTCTGGACCCACTCAGCCCAAGCACAAGTATCGTTTTGGTATGAATGACAACAATAGGTACCACGGACTCTCAAATTCAGATGAGGGACGATCTTCTGATAATATGCCTAGTAACACAGGCTCAGGTCCTGGTTTGAGGGTAAACACCTCAGAGGGTGTGATGGTACTGAGTTATTCAGGGCAAAAGACGGAGGGTCCCCAGCGTATTGTTGCTAAAATTAGCCAAATCCCTCCAGCCAGTGCTGTGGACATTGAATTTCAGCAGTCTGTTTCAAAATCTCATGTTAAACAAGAGCAACTTCAACCTCAGCCATCTACTCCTAAAGCATCCCAGACACCCACAGCTCAAGGACACACAGGTGCTATTTTAAGCAACCATGGGTTCAACATTCAGCCTGTCATTTCCTCCATAAAAAAGGAAGGTCATGTTTCTGACAAATCTGAATCATCACATATTGGTTCACAGGGTACTCCTTTGAAAACATTCCAACATTTAAGTCCCAGTCATCAGGTCTTGAGGTACAATCAATCCATGTTACAGCAACATCATATAAAAAAAGCATCTGCAGAATCAGTTTCAGTGAAAGCTGATGTTAAACAATCACAATCCTTCAAACACAGCCCTGTGTTAAGTCCACACCCCTCCCCTTTGCCAGGAAATCACATTTCAAGTCCAACTACTCCTAATGATAGATTGGTCTGTCATCCAAAACATGAGCTACACTGTCCAAGGACATTAGCCTCTCCATTCTCTAAAGTTTGTCCACCTAGTGCCTCAGTAGGCCAGGGGGCAAGTGGATCTAACTACGTGACAAACATGCATCATTCTGAGCAGTCTGTCATCATGCACCCTCACAATGCCACACAATCTGTCACAATCGGTCAGTTGTCTCAAGgaaatgtcagaatgaataCTTCTCCTCTAGTTGGAATTAACTATGGAATACGTCCAGATTCTCTATCCTCTCCAACATCCGGTCCTCCACAACGGTCCACTACTCCCCAGCCAGCAATAATCAGAGATAGACTTTTGAAGCAACATGCAAGTGTTGGGGAGGTGAGTGGGGCAAATGAAAATGATGTGCGACACTTCCATCAAGGAACACGTAGGACATCTGTGGCTCAGTTACACTCAGATGTCGTGGTAATGCAGCCGGAGTACAAAGCGATACATCATGCAGGGTTGCATCTGGATCACTACAACAGAGATCTACGTGTACTTATGCCCCAACAGTTAACAGAGCACCAAGGTGTTCTTGAAGCTCACAAGGCTCAAACACCAGAGCCTCCGTCACTGTCATCACCGTCACATATATCTTCGGCATCTTCAAAATCACCTTCTGTTAAGAATCCCCCAATGACTCTGAGAGACTCGCCAAAGACACTGGAGGTGACTACGTCAAAGTCTGCTCATTCTCCTCATTCAGAGAGTAGAGTAATTGGTCATAATCCTGGCTCAGTCATTTCCTCTCAAGGAGTACAGCGGATACATCCTGGCAGTCCTGGCTCCATGCCTGAGTTTTATAGAGAAATGCATGGCTTCCATTCCCAGTTACCTGGTTCCTCAGTAATTGGGATTAACATGGCTAATTATGGCATTGCACCATCTCAG AGTTCTCAGGAGGGTGAACACAGATCTAAAGCTGCCCATATTGCATCTGGCGGTCCACTTAGAGAAACAACAATTAACATGCCACATGTAAGGCATCCAGGCTCAATGGATATGTCTCATGTGCATCGGATCCAGGGCGAGACCACCTCTCCAGCTTACGCCTCTCCAAATTCCATTACCCCCAAATCGGAATTATCTCACTCTTTACAGAAAGGACCTCAGATTCTTTCATCAGGGCTCATGTCATTACTTCCTCCAGCACCATCCAATATGAGACCTGATATCAAACCTGACAGTGCTGGGCATCCTTCGGTTGACATGGTTCAACTGTTGAAG AAGTATCCTATTGTATGGCAAGGTCACTTGGCACTCAAGAATGATAGCGCTGCAGTCCAGTTACACTTTGTTTCTGGTAATAATGTCCTGGCTCACCGTTCACTCCCTCCTTCAGAAGGAGGTCCCCCTCTTCGCATTGCCCAGAGAATGCGTTTAGAAGCTTCACAACTTGAGGGAGTTGCAAGGAGGATGACT CTTGAGGATGATTACTGTCTCCTGTTGGCGTTACCATGTGGCTTGGACCAAGATGATGTCCTCATTCAGACTCATGCTCTCAAAACCTGCTTTATCACGTACCTGCAGGCAAAACAAGCTGCTGGAATTATCAATGTCCCCAACCCAGGCTCCAATCAG CCAGCCTATGTTGTCCAAATATTTCCTCCTTGTGAGTTTTCTGAGAGCCACTTGTCTCACCTTGCTCCAGACCTCCTCAAGAGCATTTCCAGCATCTCACCGCATCTAATGATTGTTATTGCATCTGTTTAG